The nucleotide window TGAGGTCAACCGGCACTTCCTGAAATCGTCCCTGCTGTTCAACAAACTCACCGACAACTATCGTGAGGTGTACGAGCACCTCGCCACCGGCGCACAAAAACTCTGCAATGAAAAACCGCTCACCACTGCGCTGAACCTGCCGGACACAAAGATTCTCCCCACCGCGGCCGCGTCCCGTGCAGGCACGCAAGCCATCGCTGCGGCAAAATCCCCAACCCGCGCCGCCAATTCAAACCCGGCACCGACCGAACACCACTCAGAACAGATCGCCCGCAACCACACAAGCGGACCAGCAGACGAACTGACCGATGAACAGGCAGAACAGCTCGGCGTAGAATCCAGCGTCAACCACCAGGCCATGTTTGAGCGTCAGGCCGAGGCAAAAGCCGCCGAAAATGCCGTCGCGGAAAAAAATGGCTCATCAGCAAAACAGACCACCGCCGGATCGCCAGAAAGGTCATCCAGAAGGCGAGCGGAATC belongs to Gammaproteobacteria bacterium and includes:
- a CDS encoding DUF1043 family protein, with product MFGEISLLTWLGGVIVFAIGSGAGFFVARQLKDKRTKELEQQLQATQSRLTEYQDEVNRHFLKSSLLFNKLTDNYREVYEHLATGAQKLCNEKPLTTALNLPDTKILPTAAASRAGTQAIAAAKSPTRAANSNPAPTEHHSEQIARNHTSGPADELTDEQAEQLGVESSVNHQAMFERQAEAKAAENAVAEKNGSSAKQTTAGSPERSSRRRAESTSDQHRAIGDTPTITEAELKILEASELARNDEDEIPLGVESTPGVEPEHHKTHPAIH